AGAATAAATAACTAGCGATTTGCCCCACCTTACGTCCGATGTTTCTCCGCCGGCCGATTGATCACGCCTGGCGGAAGACGCTTCCGATACGCGCCTACCGGCTACCCTTGGGACGCCGCTCAAAACAATTCGCAGCAATGCACGCGCTTGAACGGAACCTGTGGCCCACGGCCGGGGTTTCATTCGGGCTGACCAAAGGATTTTCATGGCCACCACGCCCGACTCAATTCACGACATCGCGCAGCCGTGGGCCCCTCCGACCGCGCCCGCCGGACGCAAGAAGCCCAAGGCCCGCTCGGCCGCCTGGGTCTGGATGTTGCCCCTGGGGCTGGTGTTTGTCGGTGGCGTCGCCGCGGTGGCGGTCTACCTGCAATCGTCAGGCGCGAGCGTTGACGATCAACACATTATGACCCAAAAGGTCCAGCGGGGCGAGTTGATCGTCACCGTGATCGAAGACGGCAACCTGGAAAGCGCCGCCAACATCGACGTCAAATGCCATGTTCAGGGCGGCAGCACGATTTTGTGGATCGTCGCCGATGGTTCCGAGGCCAAGAAGGGTGATCTGCTGGTCAAGCTCGATAGCTCGCTGCTCGAAGAACAGATCAACCAGCAGCGGATTGTCTTTGAGCGCGCCAACGCCACGCGCATTCAGGCTGAAAAGGATTACAACGGCGCCTGTATTGCCGTCAAGGAATACCTGGAAGGGACGTACCGCAAGGATATGCAGTTGATCGAAGCGCAGATGAGCGTGGCGCTCGAAAACCTGCGCGGCGCCGAGAATACGCTGCAGCACACCTCGCGATTGGCCCGCAAAGGTTACGTCACGCCGTTGCAGTTGGACGCCCAGCGGTTTGCCGTCGAGAAATCCAAGCTCGACTTGCAGACGGCCGAACTGGCCAAGAACGTGCTTGAAAAGTTCACCAAGCCAAAGATGCAGGGTGATCTCGAAGCGTTGCGCGATACGACCGAAGCGCGCATGCGCAGCGAGCAGGCGGCCTGCGACCTGGAAGGTGTCCGGCTCAAGCGGTTGCAAACGGCCCTGGATAACTGCCAGATTGCCGCGCCGCAGGACGGCATGGTCGTCTACGCCAACGAATCCAGCAGCGGCTATCGCAGCAGCAGTTCGGGCGTGAAAATCGAAGAAGGTGCCAGCGTCCGCGATCAGCAGACGATTCTCCGCGTGCCCGACTTGTCCCAGATGCAATGCCGGGTACTGGTCCACGAATCGCGGATCGAAAGCATCACTCCCGGCATGCGCGCCCATCTAAAGATTCAAGACCGGGTGTTTCAGGGCGAGGTGATTTCCATCGCCAATCAGCCCGAGCCGACCAGTTTCATGTCGGCCAACGTCAAGGAATACGCCACCTATGTCCGCATCGAGGGGGAAACCAACGGCAAGCTGCGACCTGGCATGACGGCCGAGGTTGAAATTCTGATCGCGGACTTGAAAGACATCCTCACCGTGCCAGTCCAGTCAGTGGTCGAGAAGAATCGCACGTTCCATGCCTGGGTCCGCAAGCCCTCCGGCGCGATCGAGCGCCGACCGGTGATCGTCGGCGTGACCAATAACAAGATGATCGAAGTCAAAGACGGCCTCGTCGAAGCGGAAGACGTCGTGCTCAACCCGCGGGCCGTGATCGCCGACGCCCGCGAAGACGTGCTGAAGTCGGGCCAGGATGACGTCAAGAGCAAGTTCGGCCAATCGCAACGCAAGGATGACGGCGCCTCGAATGGCGGTGCGCCGCGCGGCGAAGGACCAGGGCCGGGCGCGAATCACGCCGCGGCCGGGGGCGCCGGTCGTAGTGGCGGCGGCGTGGATATCATGCGCGCCGACGCCAACGGCGACGGCAAAGTCAGCCTGGAAGAAGCTCCCGAACGGATGAAGGCATTCTTCGATACGATCGACTCGAATAAGGACGGTTTCATCGACGCTGGCGAAGCGGCCCGGGCCCGGGCCAATCGCGCCAAGCAAGGGGGCGCACAGGGGGGCTCTGGAGGGCAAGGCGATCCCGCTGGACAGGGTGGCCCGGGCGGTGGACAGGGACGTGGCCCCGGTGGCCAGGGCGGGCGTCCTGACTTCAGCTCCTTGGACTCGGTGCCCGCTACAACCAATCCGGCCGCAACCAAGCCGGCCACGGCCGAACCCGCCGTTACCGCCACGGCCAGCGCCCCGACGGTCCTGCCAGCGAACTCGCCCCCCCCGGCGGCAGCCGCGGGCCGCTGAGGCTCGCATCGGTTTGACGCCGGCCCGCGTCGGTTCATAGTAGAACGAGCAGCCGGCGCCCCGAACGGTTCGTAAGGGATCGGCCAGGCAACGACTCACTTTCTTACTTTCGCGACGTTCACGGTGCTCACTTGCTCGCTCGCCTGGTGCAGACATT
The DNA window shown above is from Planctomycetota bacterium and carries:
- a CDS encoding HlyD family efflux transporter periplasmic adaptor subunit: MATTPDSIHDIAQPWAPPTAPAGRKKPKARSAAWVWMLPLGLVFVGGVAAVAVYLQSSGASVDDQHIMTQKVQRGELIVTVIEDGNLESAANIDVKCHVQGGSTILWIVADGSEAKKGDLLVKLDSSLLEEQINQQRIVFERANATRIQAEKDYNGACIAVKEYLEGTYRKDMQLIEAQMSVALENLRGAENTLQHTSRLARKGYVTPLQLDAQRFAVEKSKLDLQTAELAKNVLEKFTKPKMQGDLEALRDTTEARMRSEQAACDLEGVRLKRLQTALDNCQIAAPQDGMVVYANESSSGYRSSSSGVKIEEGASVRDQQTILRVPDLSQMQCRVLVHESRIESITPGMRAHLKIQDRVFQGEVISIANQPEPTSFMSANVKEYATYVRIEGETNGKLRPGMTAEVEILIADLKDILTVPVQSVVEKNRTFHAWVRKPSGAIERRPVIVGVTNNKMIEVKDGLVEAEDVVLNPRAVIADAREDVLKSGQDDVKSKFGQSQRKDDGASNGGAPRGEGPGPGANHAAAGGAGRSGGGVDIMRADANGDGKVSLEEAPERMKAFFDTIDSNKDGFIDAGEAARARANRAKQGGAQGGSGGQGDPAGQGGPGGGQGRGPGGQGGRPDFSSLDSVPATTNPAATKPATAEPAVTATASAPTVLPANSPPPAAAAGR